From a single Bacillus pseudomycoides DSM 12442 genomic region:
- a CDS encoding bifunctional 3-deoxy-7-phosphoheptulonate synthase/chorismate mutase has product MANHELEQLRKQVDKINLQLLELLNERGKIVQKIGEQKQVQGTKRFDPVREREVLDMIAEHNEGPFETSTVQHIFKTIFKASLELQEDDNRKALLVSRKKKKENTIVDVKGELLGNGTQTFIMGPCAVESLEQVRQVGQAMKAQGLKLMRGGAFKPRTSPYDFQGLGVEGLQILRQVADEFDLAIISEILNPNDVEMALDYVDVIQVGARNMQNFDLLRAVGKVNKPVLLKRGLAATIDEFINAAEYIIAQGNDQIILCERGIRTYERATRNTLDISAVPILKKETHLPVVVDVTHSTGRRDLLLPTAKAALAIGADAVMAEVHPDPAVALSDSAQQMDIPEFHKFMEELKGFKNKLS; this is encoded by the coding sequence ATGGCAAATCATGAGTTAGAACAATTACGTAAACAGGTGGATAAAATCAATTTACAGTTACTAGAGCTTTTAAATGAACGAGGTAAAATTGTTCAGAAGATTGGGGAACAAAAACAAGTGCAAGGTACGAAACGTTTTGACCCAGTTCGTGAGCGTGAAGTACTGGATATGATCGCAGAACATAATGAAGGGCCATTCGAAACTTCAACAGTTCAACACATTTTCAAAACGATTTTCAAAGCGAGCTTAGAATTGCAAGAAGATGACAACCGTAAAGCATTACTTGTTTCACGTAAAAAGAAAAAAGAAAATACAATTGTTGATGTAAAAGGTGAATTATTAGGAAATGGAACACAAACATTCATCATGGGTCCTTGTGCGGTAGAAAGTTTAGAGCAAGTTCGCCAAGTGGGGCAAGCGATGAAAGCACAAGGATTAAAATTAATGCGCGGCGGTGCTTTCAAACCGAGAACGTCACCATACGACTTCCAAGGATTAGGGGTTGAAGGCTTACAAATTTTACGCCAAGTAGCTGATGAATTCGATTTAGCGATTATCAGTGAGATTTTAAATCCAAATGATGTAGAAATGGCTCTTGATTACGTTGATGTCATTCAAGTTGGGGCACGAAACATGCAAAACTTCGATTTATTAAGAGCTGTGGGTAAAGTAAATAAACCTGTATTATTAAAACGTGGTTTAGCAGCGACAATTGATGAATTCATTAATGCAGCTGAATACATCATCGCACAAGGAAATGATCAAATTATACTATGTGAGCGCGGTATCCGCACATACGAAAGAGCGACACGTAACACATTAGACATTTCAGCAGTACCGATTTTAAAGAAAGAAACACACTTACCTGTTGTTGTGGACGTAACGCATTCTACAGGACGTAGAGATTTATTATTACCTACTGCAAAAGCAGCACTAGCAATTGGAGCAGATGCAGTCATGGCAGAAGTACATCCAGACCCAGCAGTTGCATTATCTGATTCTGCACAGCAAATGGATATTCCAGAGTTCCATAAATTCATGGAAGAGTTAAAAGGATTTAAAAATAAATTATCTTAA
- the aroC gene encoding chorismate synthase: MRYITAGESHGPQLTVILEGVPAGLSLQAEHINKELLRRQKGHGRGRRMQIETDTVEIVSGVRHGITLGSPITLIVKNDDFKHWTKVMGAEPISEQESKEMKRTITKPRPGHADLNGAIKYGHRDIRNVLERSSARETTVRVAAGAVAKQILKELGVQIAGHVLEIGGIQANRVGRLLIEEIQTITENSPVRCLDKEVEQKMMDAIDTAKSSGDSIGGIVEVIAEGMPIGVGSYVHYDRKLDAKLAGAIMSINAFKGAEIGIGFEAARQPGSLVHDEILWDEEKGYTRKTNHAGGLEGGMTTGMPIVVRGVMKPIPTLYKPLASVDIDTKETFQASIERSDSCAVPAASVVAEAVVAWELADALVEQFGKDRMELIKQNITQHNKYAKEF, from the coding sequence ATGAGATATATTACAGCTGGAGAATCACATGGTCCGCAGTTAACTGTTATTTTAGAAGGTGTACCTGCAGGATTATCGTTACAAGCAGAACATATTAATAAGGAATTATTAAGAAGACAAAAAGGGCATGGTCGTGGGAGACGCATGCAAATTGAAACGGATACAGTAGAGATTGTAAGTGGTGTGCGCCACGGAATAACACTTGGTTCACCAATTACATTAATCGTAAAAAATGATGATTTCAAACATTGGACGAAAGTAATGGGGGCTGAACCTATTTCGGAGCAAGAAAGTAAAGAAATGAAACGTACAATTACAAAACCACGTCCAGGACATGCTGATTTAAATGGTGCAATTAAATATGGTCACCGTGATATACGAAATGTTTTGGAACGTTCTTCTGCAAGGGAGACAACTGTAAGAGTAGCTGCTGGTGCAGTTGCAAAACAAATTTTAAAAGAATTAGGTGTGCAAATTGCAGGACATGTTCTTGAGATTGGCGGGATACAAGCAAATCGTGTAGGCCGACTACTAATAGAAGAAATTCAAACAATTACAGAAAATTCACCTGTGCGTTGCCTAGATAAAGAGGTAGAGCAAAAGATGATGGATGCTATCGATACTGCAAAAAGCAGTGGGGATTCAATAGGTGGAATTGTAGAAGTAATTGCAGAAGGGATGCCAATTGGTGTTGGTAGCTACGTACATTATGATCGTAAATTAGATGCAAAACTCGCGGGAGCAATTATGAGTATTAATGCTTTTAAAGGCGCTGAAATTGGGATTGGATTTGAGGCGGCAAGGCAGCCAGGAAGCTTAGTACACGATGAAATCCTATGGGATGAAGAAAAAGGCTATACAAGAAAAACAAATCATGCAGGTGGATTAGAAGGTGGTATGACTACAGGAATGCCAATTGTAGTAAGAGGTGTAATGAAGCCGATTCCTACATTATATAAGCCACTTGCGAGTGTAGATATTGATACGAAAGAAACATTCCAAGCAAGTATTGAACGATCTGATAGTTGTGCAGTACCAGCTGCAAGTGTTGTTGCAGAAGCTGTGGTTGCATGGGAGCTTGCGGACGCATTAGTTGAACAATTCGGAAAAGACCGCATGGAATTAATCAAGCAAAATATTACGCAGCATAACAAATATGCAAAAGAATTTTAA
- the hisC gene encoding histidinol-phosphate transaminase, which yields MKVKEQLSSLQPYKPGKSAQQMKEIYGDHSFVKLASNENPFGCSPRVIEELQKAWHEHALYPDGGAVELRQTIAEKLQVQKEQIICGSGLDEVIQIISRAVLCKGDNVVTAGETFPQYRHHAVIEGCEVKEVALNNGVYDLDEISSAVDNNTKIVWICNPNNPTGTYVNERKLTQFIEGISKNTLIVIDEAYYEYVTAKDFPETLPLLEKHKNILILRTFSKAYGLASFRVGYSIGHEELIEKLNVVRLPFNVSSLAQNAATIALSDESFIEKMVRVNTEGLQQYESFCKRNEIPFYPSQTNFIFLPVDGAGEIYEACAHAGFIIRPFPNGVRITIGTREQNEGVISVLKQHFENKKHKSRDEANV from the coding sequence ATGAAGGTAAAAGAGCAATTATCATCATTACAGCCATATAAACCAGGTAAATCAGCGCAGCAAATGAAAGAGATATATGGGGATCATTCATTTGTAAAATTAGCATCAAATGAAAATCCATTCGGTTGTTCACCACGTGTTATAGAAGAGTTGCAAAAAGCATGGCATGAACATGCCTTATATCCAGATGGAGGAGCTGTAGAACTTCGCCAAACAATTGCAGAAAAACTACAAGTTCAAAAGGAACAAATTATATGTGGAAGCGGACTTGATGAAGTCATTCAAATTATAAGCCGTGCGGTACTTTGTAAGGGAGATAATGTAGTAACAGCAGGAGAAACTTTCCCGCAATATCGTCATCATGCAGTTATTGAAGGGTGCGAAGTGAAAGAAGTAGCTTTAAATAACGGTGTATATGACTTAGACGAAATTTCTTCAGCGGTTGATAACAATACAAAAATCGTTTGGATTTGTAATCCGAACAATCCGACAGGCACATATGTAAATGAGCGAAAATTGACTCAATTCATTGAGGGAATTAGTAAAAATACGTTAATTGTCATTGATGAAGCGTACTATGAATACGTAACAGCAAAAGATTTCCCAGAGACATTACCGCTTCTAGAAAAACATAAAAACATTCTTATACTAAGAACGTTTTCTAAAGCATACGGATTAGCATCATTCCGTGTTGGGTATTCGATTGGACATGAAGAGTTAATCGAGAAATTAAATGTTGTACGTTTGCCGTTTAACGTATCTTCATTGGCACAAAATGCAGCAACGATTGCCTTAAGCGATGAGTCATTTATTGAAAAGATGGTACGTGTTAATACAGAGGGGCTGCAACAATACGAAAGTTTTTGTAAGAGAAATGAAATTCCATTCTATCCGTCGCAAACAAACTTCATCTTCTTGCCGGTAGATGGTGCTGGAGAAATTTATGAAGCTTGCGCGCACGCAGGGTTTATTATTCGTCCGTTTCCAAATGGTGTCCGTATTACAATCGGAACAAGGGAACAAAATGAAGGAGTGATTTCAGTGTTAAAACAACACTTTGAAAATAAAAAACATAAGTCTCGAGATGAGGCCAATGTGTAA
- the tyrA gene encoding prephenate dehydrogenase produces the protein MCKKVVLIGTGLIGGSLALAIKKEHDVTITGYDLFKEQVERAKELHVVDEVAIDLQRACEEANLIIFASPVEETKKLLHKLASFRLRDDVIVTDVGSTKGTIMNEAEALFSKKVSFIGGHPMAGSHKTGVESAKAHLFENAFYILTPMNHVPNDQVEELKVWLKGTGSHFLVLNTEEHDYVTGIVSHFPHLIAAGLVKQVEKHAGDNPLIHQLAAGGFKDITRIASSSPKMWSDIVKQNREHLMVLLKEWISEMEELYKTVSIGDAGEIQNYFADAKEYRDSLPVRKRGAIPAYHDFYVDVLDKVGALAHITSILAREEISITNLQILEAREGLLGVLRISFQREEDRMKAKLALGKEEYQTYETI, from the coding sequence ATGTGTAAAAAGGTAGTATTAATTGGAACAGGATTAATAGGAGGCTCTCTCGCATTAGCAATTAAGAAAGAGCACGATGTAACGATAACAGGTTATGATTTATTTAAAGAGCAGGTAGAGCGTGCGAAAGAATTACATGTAGTAGATGAAGTAGCAATAGATTTACAGCGTGCATGTGAAGAGGCAAATTTAATTATTTTTGCCTCTCCAGTTGAAGAAACGAAGAAGTTATTACACAAACTAGCGTCATTTCGTTTACGGGATGATGTAATAGTGACCGATGTTGGAAGTACAAAAGGAACAATTATGAATGAAGCGGAAGCTTTATTTTCAAAGAAAGTTTCTTTTATTGGCGGACATCCGATGGCAGGGTCTCATAAAACTGGTGTTGAAAGTGCAAAGGCGCATTTATTTGAAAATGCATTTTACATTTTAACACCGATGAATCATGTGCCAAATGATCAAGTGGAAGAGCTAAAAGTATGGTTGAAAGGAACAGGATCACATTTTCTCGTCTTAAATACAGAAGAACACGATTATGTAACAGGAATCGTTAGTCATTTTCCGCATCTTATTGCGGCAGGTTTAGTAAAACAAGTCGAGAAACATGCAGGAGATAATCCACTCATTCATCAACTAGCTGCCGGTGGATTTAAAGATATTACACGTATCGCATCTAGCAGTCCGAAAATGTGGAGTGACATTGTAAAGCAAAATCGTGAGCATTTAATGGTATTATTAAAAGAGTGGATCTCTGAAATGGAAGAGTTATATAAGACGGTTTCTATAGGAGATGCAGGCGAAATACAAAACTACTTTGCAGATGCGAAAGAATATCGTGATTCTTTACCAGTGAGAAAAAGAGGAGCTATTCCCGCCTATCACGACTTCTACGTCGATGTTTTAGATAAAGTAGGGGCATTAGCTCATATTACGAGTATTCTTGCGCGCGAAGAAATTAGTATTACGAACTTGCAAATATTAGAAGCGCGTGAAGGATTGCTTGGGGTATTACGTATTAGCTTCCAAAGAGAAGAAGATCGTATGAAAGCAAAACTAGCACTTGGAAAAGAAGAATACCAAACATATGAAACAATTTAA